The following coding sequences lie in one Syngnathus scovelli strain Florida chromosome 1, RoL_Ssco_1.2, whole genome shotgun sequence genomic window:
- the lpar4 gene encoding lysophosphatidic acid receptor 4: MASLVLNETGMEDCGIDDSFKYNLYSVVYSVVFVLGLITNCAALFVFCFRMKMQNETTMFMTNLALSDLVFVFTLPFKVFYNVNRHWPFGDGLCKVSGTAFITNIYGSMLFLTCISVDRFLAIVYPFHSRSIRTRKNAAMVCAAVWLTIVGGGISVTFFSTINSTNRATTCFEGFSKSTWRTYLSKITIFIEIVGFLLPLLANLVCSSLVLRTLRRPVTVGHGCDSKRRVLRMILVHLGIFIFCFVPYNSILFLYALVRTQALANCSVERFARTLYPITLCLASLNCCLDPVVYYFTSESFQKSLTLGSKGSGSRPGSIPRSDSETQDPENALPRDTHTLTRNGKDTKVSESEF, from the exons ATGGCGAGTTTGGTGCTCAATGAGACTGGGATGGAGGACTGCGGTATTGACGACTCCTTCAAGTACAACTTGTATTCGGTGGTCTACAGTGTGGTCTTTGTCTTGGGCCTCATCACCAACTGTGCTGCGCTCTTTGTCTTCTGCTTTCGCATGAAAATGCAGAATGAGACGACCATGTTTATGACTAATTTAGCATTATCTGATTTAGTATTTGTTTTTACGTTGCCATTTAAGGTCTTCTACAATGTTAACCGCCACTGGCCATTTGGAGATGGACTGTGTAAGGTTTCGGGAACAGCCTTCATCACTAACATCTATGGCAGCATGCTCTTCCTCACCTGCATCAGCGTTGACCGCTTTTTGGCAATCGTCTACCCTTTTCACTCCCGCTCCATCCGCACGCGCAAGAACGCCGCAATGGTGTGTGCAGCTGTGTGGCTGACCATTGTGGGAGGAGGGATATCAGTCACCTTCTTCTCTACCATCAACAGCACAAACAGAGCCACAACCTGTTTTGAAGGCTTCTCCAAGAGTACGTGGAGGACCTACCTTTCCAAAATCACCATCTTCATTGAG ATTGTGGGATTCCTACTTCCCCTCCTGGCCAACTTGGTTTGTTCCTCGCTGGTTCTAAGAACACTACGTCGTCCAGTGACGGTTGGCCATGGCTGTGACAGCAAGAGACGCGTCTTGAGGATGATTCTGGTCCATCTCGGGATCTTTATCTTCTGCTTTGTCCCATATAACTCTATTCTCTTTCTGTATGCTCTGGTGAGGACCCAGGCTTTAGCTAACTGCTCTGTGGAGCGTTTTGCACGAACTTTGTACCCTATCACTCTGTGTCTGGCCAGTCTCAATTGCTGCCTAGACCCTGTGGTCTACTACTTCACTTCTGAGAGTTTTCAAAAAAGTTTGACCTTGGGGAGCAAAGGATCCGGCTCTCGACCCGGGAGTATTCCCCGTAGCGACTCAGAGACACAGGACCCGGAAAACGCTCTCCCAAGAGACACGCACACTTTGACGAGGAATGGGAAAGACACTAAAGTATCAGAGAGTGAGTTTTGA